In Microbacterium esteraromaticum, the following proteins share a genomic window:
- the prfA gene encoding peptide chain release factor 1, giving the protein MFDSVRALIEEHRRVQEELSDPAVHADAARAKRVNRRYAELNRIVAAHEAWTAASDDLEAARELAREDDAFADEVPVLEEGLRVAQEKLRRLLIPRDPDDARDVIMEIKAGEGGAESALFAADLLRMYVQYAASKGWKTELLERNESDLGGYKDVQVAIKGSSTDPSQGVWAHLKYEGGVHRVQRVPATESQGRIHTSTTGVLVFPEVDEPEEIQIDQNDLKIDVYRSSGPGGQSVNTTDSAVRITHVPTGIVVSMQNEKSQLQNREAAMRVLRARLLAKQQEELDAAASDARRSQIRGMDRSERIRTYNFPENRIADHRTGYKAYNLDQVMDGALEPIIESAIHADEDARLAALGGDDS; this is encoded by the coding sequence GTGTTCGATTCGGTCCGGGCCCTCATCGAGGAGCATCGCCGGGTGCAGGAGGAGCTCTCCGACCCGGCGGTGCACGCCGATGCCGCTCGCGCCAAGCGCGTGAATCGGCGCTATGCGGAGCTGAACCGCATCGTGGCCGCTCATGAGGCATGGACGGCCGCATCCGACGACCTCGAGGCGGCCCGTGAGCTCGCCAGGGAGGACGACGCGTTCGCCGACGAGGTGCCTGTTCTCGAGGAGGGGCTGCGTGTCGCTCAAGAGAAGCTGCGCCGCCTGCTGATCCCTCGCGATCCCGATGACGCGCGTGACGTGATCATGGAGATCAAGGCGGGGGAGGGCGGGGCCGAGTCGGCGCTGTTCGCCGCCGACCTGCTGCGCATGTACGTGCAGTACGCCGCCTCAAAGGGCTGGAAGACCGAGCTGCTGGAACGCAACGAGTCCGATCTGGGTGGCTACAAGGACGTGCAGGTCGCGATCAAGGGGTCATCGACCGATCCGTCTCAGGGCGTCTGGGCGCACCTGAAGTACGAAGGCGGAGTGCATCGCGTTCAGCGCGTTCCCGCGACCGAATCGCAGGGCCGTATCCACACCTCGACGACGGGTGTCCTCGTCTTCCCCGAGGTCGACGAGCCGGAGGAGATCCAGATCGATCAGAACGATCTGAAGATCGACGTATATCGCTCGTCCGGCCCCGGCGGCCAGTCGGTCAACACGACCGACTCGGCGGTGCGCATCACGCACGTGCCCACGGGGATCGTCGTGTCGATGCAGAACGAGAAGTCGCAGCTCCAGAACCGCGAGGCGGCCATGCGCGTGCTCCGCGCGCGGCTGCTCGCCAAGCAGCAGGAGGAGCTCGACGCCGCAGCATCCGACGCCCGTCGATCGCAGATCCGCGGCATGGACCGCTCCGAGCGCATCCGCACCTACAACTTCCCCGAGAACCGCATCGCGGATCATCGCACCGGCTACAAGGCGTACAACCTCGATCAGGTGATGGACGGGGCTCTCGAGCCCATCATCGAGTCAGCGATCCACGCTGACGAGGACGCCCGCCTGGCGGCCCTTGGCGGCGACGACTCGTGA
- a CDS encoding GNAT family N-acetyltransferase, with protein MSANGRDRMLIRDATAADWPQIFPFFAAIVEDGETYAYPDGLSSEQASALWMEQAPARTVVAVLDGRVVGSAKMGPNRPGRGSHVGTASFMVDPSVRGAGVGTALARHMIDWHRAQGFSAIQFNAVVETNTGAVRLWQSLGFEIIGTVPAAFVSRRHGLVGLHVMHLAL; from the coding sequence GTGAGTGCGAACGGACGCGACCGGATGCTGATCCGCGACGCCACCGCTGCCGACTGGCCTCAGATATTCCCGTTCTTCGCCGCCATCGTCGAAGACGGCGAGACGTACGCCTACCCGGACGGCCTCAGCTCCGAGCAGGCGTCGGCGCTCTGGATGGAGCAGGCTCCCGCCCGCACGGTCGTCGCCGTGCTCGACGGGCGCGTCGTCGGGTCGGCGAAGATGGGTCCGAACCGCCCCGGCCGAGGCTCGCATGTCGGCACCGCGTCCTTCATGGTCGACCCGTCCGTGCGCGGAGCGGGTGTAGGCACGGCGCTGGCACGCCACATGATCGACTGGCACCGCGCCCAGGGATTCTCGGCCATCCAGTTCAACGCTGTGGTCGAGACCAACACCGGCGCGGTGCGCCTCTGGCAGTCGCTCGGCTTCGAGATCATAGGCACCGTGCCGGCAGCGTTCGTCTCGCGCAGGCACGGCCTGGTCGGCCTGCACGTGATGCATCTCGCTCTCTGA